One genomic window of Elaeis guineensis isolate ETL-2024a chromosome 2, EG11, whole genome shotgun sequence includes the following:
- the LOC140855577 gene encoding uncharacterized protein, which yields MDYSRRKANFTKELEECKKSASDRTWAQEARISALKVELSTAKRKIGQLEGNSSRLLARVDDEQKWSQKVSDLQKQLQDAEMSHDVQRASWRRQVEEHKGRFRQAADEVVRLQRQLVTRAQLTNAQDTEELLALRGTVEGISVSLGEKTAELQQVKIQLALERKAVADAEAESEVLRKRRREAEAESRHLRQTLQDTLRKKEELEEAVENLRQSWLRDGGDHPRSEGAGPP from the coding sequence atggactacagccggaggaaggcgaacttcacaaaggagctcgaggaatgtaagaagagcgccagcgaccgaacttgggctcaagaagccaggatcagcgcccttaaggtggagctatcaacTGCGAAGAGGaaaatcggccagctggaagggaactcatctcggctcctggcacgggttgatgatgaacaaaaatggtcgcagaaggtctccgacctccagaagcaactccaagatgctgagatgagccacgatgtgcagcgggccagctggcgccggcaagtggaagagcacaaagggagattccgtcaggcggcggacgaggttgttcgtctccagaggcaattggttactagggcgcagcttactaacgcccaagataccgaagagctcctagccctgagaggcactgtcgaaggaatttccgtctcccttggggagaagacagccgagcttcaacaagtgaaaatccaactggcgctcgagcggaaggccgtcgcggatgcagaggcggagtccgaagttctgcggaagcggcgtcgagaagcggaggcagagagccgacatcttcgtcagacgctccaggatacgctgcggaagaaggaagaactagaagaagcagtggagaatctgaggcagtcctggttgagggatggaggtgatcaccctaggtcggagggagcaggacccccttag
- the LOC105059560 gene encoding F-box/kelch-repeat protein At1g30090 — protein sequence MWRVRVLSHQSPVHKLGDSQMKLSPKFRLAITPPSSSSQSSCAPSQLEASLELGPLIPGLPDDIALNCLLRLPVEAHLACRLVCRRWHCLLANKECFFSQRKALRFRSPWLFTLAFHRCTGKIQWQVLDLAHFSWHTIPAMPCKDRVCPRGFGCIAVPQDGTLLVCGGLVSDMDCPLRLVLKYEIYKNRWTVMSRMITARSFFAAGVIDGMVYVAGGYSKDQFELNSAEVLDPIKGTWQPVASMGRNMVSYDSAVLNGRLYATEGCVWPFLSSPRGQVYDPKADSWEDMAVGMREGWTGSSVVVDGHLFVISEYERMRVKVYDVESDAWDTVDSSPMPERIRKPFSVNSVGRMIFIVGRGLDVAVGHVEKKNCSGFDGKAKKQRFSIQWQDIDVPQEFGVLTSSSAQVIYA from the coding sequence ATGTGGCGTGTTCGAGTTTTGTCCCATCAGTCCCCAGTGCACAAGCTAGGTGATTCCCAAATGAAACTATCACCCAAATTTAGATTGGCAATTACTCCACCATCTTCCTCATCTCAGTCATCTTGTGCACCATCACAATTGGAGGCATCACTAGAATTAGGCCCCCTCATACCTGGCCTCCCTGATGATATTGCCCTCAACTGTCTCCTCCGGCTGCCTGTCGAGGCCCATCTGGCCTGCCGGCTAGTCTGCCGGCGATGGCATTGCCTGCTGGCCAACAAGGAGTGCTTCTTTAGCCAAAGGAAGGCTCTGCGCTTCCGCAGCCCTTGGCTGTTCACTTTAGCTTTCCACAGATGCACTGGGAAGATACAGTGGCAGGTATTGGACCTCGCTCACTTCTCTTGGCACACCATTCCAGCCATGCCCTGTAAGGACCGGGTTTGCCCCCGTGGGTTCGGGTGCATCGCCGTTCCGCAGGATGGCACCCTCCTCGTCTGTGGAGGTTTGGTCTCTGACATGGACTGCCCTCTCCGCTTGGTATTGAAGTATGAGATTTATAAGAATCGATGGACCGTTATGAGTAGGATGATCACTGCCCGGTCGTTCTTTGCTGCCGGGGTGATCGATGGCATGGTCTATGTTGCTGGAGGGTACAGCAAAGACCAATTTGAGCTCAATTCAGCCGAGGTTCTTGATCCCATTAAGGGGACTTGGCAGCCTGTTGCAAGCATGGGAAGGAACATGGTCTCCTATGACTCTGCAGTGCTGAATGGGAGGCTTTATGCGACCGAGGGCTGCGTTTGGCCATTCTTGTCTTCACCGAGGGGGCAGGTCTATGACCCGAAAGCTGACTCTTGGGAGGATATGGCTGTTGGAATGAGGGAAGGCTGGACAGGGTCGAGTGTGGTTGTTGATGGGCATCTGTTTGTAATCTCAGAGTACGAACGGATGAGGGTGAAGGTCTATGATGTGGAGTCTGATGCATGGGACACCGTCGACAGCTCTCCCATGCCCGAGAGGATCCGCAAGCCTTTCTCTGTGAATTCCGTTGGTCGTATGATCTTTATTGTTGGCAGAGGCCTTGATGTTGCAGTTGGACATGTAGAGAAGAAGAATTGCAGTGGTTTCGATGGGAAGGCAAAGAAGCAGAGATTCTCCATCCAATGGCAAGACATAGATGTGCCACAAGAATTTGGGGTCTTGACATCCTCCAGTGCTCAGGTTATATATGCTTGA